The following are encoded together in the Nyctibius grandis isolate bNycGra1 chromosome 5, bNycGra1.pri, whole genome shotgun sequence genome:
- the KICS2 gene encoding KICSTOR subunit 2 has translation MGESIPLGAPVPVEQAVLETFFSHLGIFSYDKAKDNVEKEREANKSAGASWLALLAGLAHLAAAEKAYHSMTFLGQKLGGQSFFSRKDSIRTIYTSLHNELKKVVATGRNALGGTAPHLEELLSHLSEQLCFFVQARMEIADFYEKMYTLSTQKFINSEELVNILESILKKYSSRFHHPILSPLESSFQLEVDVLAHLLKAQAQISEWQFLPSLVNLHSAHTKLQTWGQIFEKQRETKKHLFGGQSQKAVQPPHLFLWLMKLKNILLAKFSFYFHEALSRQTTTSEMKTLTAKTNPDYFGKISSFIRKYDAVNVSLIFDNRGSESFQGHGYHHPHSYREAPKGVDQYPAVVSLPSDRPVMHWPNVIMIMTDRTSDLNSLEKVVHFYDDKVQSTYFLTRPEPHFTIVVIFESKKSERDYHFISFLNEISHSLKNSKAFASLKPGSKG, from the exons ATGGGGGAGTCGATCCCGCTGGGCGCGCCGGTGCCGGTGGAGCAGGCCGTGCTGGAGACCTTCTTCTCCCACCTGGGCATCTTCTCCTATGACAAGGCCAAGGACAATGTGGAGAAGGAGCGGGAGGCCAACAAGAGCGCGGGGGCCAGCTGGCTGGCCCTGCTGGCCGGGCTGGCGCACCTGGCCGCCGCCGAGAAGGCCTACCACAGCATGACCTTCCTGGGCCAGAAGCTAG GTGGTCAGTCATTCTTCAGCCGAAAGGACTCCATCCGAACCATCTACACATCTCTGCATAATGAGCTGAAGAAGGTGGTGGCGACGGGTCGCAATGCACTGGGAGGAACAGCTCCTCACTTGGAAGAGCTGCTTTCTCACCTGTCTGAACAGCTCTGTTTTTTCGTTCAGGCTCGGATGGAAATTGCTGACTTCTATGAAAAAATGTACACGCTCAGCACCCAAAAGTTCATTAACTCTGAGGAACTGGTAAACATTTTGGAATCCATCTTAAAGAAATACAGCTCAAG ATTTCATCATCCAATCCTCAGTCCTCTTGAAAGCAGTTTCCAGCTGGAAGTAGATGTGCTTGCACATCTCTTAAAGGCTCAGGCTCAGATCTCAGAGTGGCAGTTCCTTCCATCCCTGGTCAACTTGCACAGTGCTCACACAAAACTACAGACTTGGGGCCAAATTTTTGAGAAACAGCGAGAGACCAAGAAACATCTGTTTGGAGGGCAGTCTCAGAAGGCTGTACAACCTCCACACCTCTTCCTCTGGCTCATGAAGCTCAAGAACATTCTTCTTGCCAAGTTTAGCTTTTACTTTCACGAGGCCCTTAGCCGACAAACAACaacatctgaaatgaaaactttgaCTGCTAAAACAAATCCTGATTACTTTGGGAAAATTTCCAGCTTCATCCGGAAGTATGATGCCGTCAATGTTTCCTTAATTTTTGACAATCGTGGATCAGAGAGTTTTCAGGGACATGGTTATCATCATCCCCATTCTTACAGGGAAGCCCCCAAAGGAGTGGATCAGTACCCTGCAGTGGTGTCTCTGCCCAGTGACAGGCCTGTTATGCACTGGCCGAATGTAATCATGATTATGACTGATAGAACGTCTGACCTCAACAGTTTGGAGAAGGTTGTTCACTTCTACGATGACAAAGTCCAAAGCACGTACTTTCTGACTCGCCCCGAACCTCACTTTACCATTGTAGTTATTTTTGAGTCCAAGAAGTCAGAAAGGGActatcattttatttcttttctcaatgAAATTTCACATTCCCTTAAGAACTCCAAAGCTTTTGCGAGCTTGAAGCCTGGATCCAAAGGGTAA
- the RPL18A gene encoding large ribosomal subunit protein eL20 — protein MKASGTLREYKVVGRCLPTPKCTTPPLYRMRIFAPNHVVAKSRFWYFVSQLKKMKKSSGEIVYCGQVYEKSPLRVKNFGIWLRYDSRSGTHNMYREYRDLTTAGAVTQCYRDMGARHRARAHSIQIMKVEEIAASKCRRPAVKQFHDSKIKFPLPHRVLRRQHKPRFTTKRPNTFF, from the exons ATGAAGGCGTCGGGCACC CTGCGGGAGTACAAAGTGGTCGGGCGATGCCTCCCCACGCCGAAATGCACGACCCCTCCTCTCTACCGTATGCGCATCTTCGCTCCGAACCATGTTGTCGCCAAGTCCCGGTTCTGGTACTTCGTTTCTCAgctgaagaagatgaagaagtcTTCTGGAGAGATAGTGTACTGTGGCCAG GTGTATGAGAAGTCCCCTCTGCGGGTAAAAAATTTTGGCATTTGGTTGCGCTATGATTCTCGTAGCGGAACTCACAACATGTACAGGGAGTACAGGGATTTGACCACGGCTGGTGCTGTCACTCAGTGCT ACCGCGATATGGGAGCCCGTCATCGTGCCCGTGCTCACTCTATTCAGATCATGAAAGTTGAGGAAATTGCTGCTAGCAAGTGCCGTAGGCCAGCAGTCAAGCAATTCCAC gATTCTAAAATCAAGTTCCCTCTGCCACACAGAGTCCTGCGTCGCCAGCACAAACCACGTTTCACCACCAAGAGACcaaatactttcttttaa